One window from the genome of Halictus rubicundus isolate RS-2024b chromosome 7, iyHalRubi1_principal, whole genome shotgun sequence encodes:
- the Mesr4 gene encoding misexpression suppressor of ras 4 has product MEDEDGESKVVDMWNLLGEQQLKDTSLGNSLKSSIDSAYSNVIEEEKKQLLRYNSIASKESPGKNNSTGSKIVFKGFKKRILAQAQETQTNTSKSIVQEPQSPRSNALSKNSKEKKAEIKRGKITEYAQYLGLQPSLKNKCLKCHSSSNLCSVLKQNLCTCNSTMTPMPSTSESSAVSHSPNFKITRKVYLCAACGTYFENWNLFLHMRDIHKRHICLFCLGMFGQAERLSYHLIKNHSVPEMAFTSVEDFYGAFKGSCYLVCCTCEKVFSETDNFYNHFCSPASKQDVTASICTLCRQTGSHASTCSSLAADTSKEVNSAASPLTQTGVIPTHILDRTTSTGNKFVSRKSIKNNRSKHIEDGVVIHQKLHTYIRKTNNKSGSQLNESPPFSDITNSGESSQNEVHNAIKDTVSETIMEVSKCVEDSYEEKEETSEEEVPQTDFETTPIPSTNVTSHNKPYDSVIETIMEVSRCTDSVQDSRLSPTKEDTSLNDTLDISDKVESDSDETDKHDTEISNSTIESSSRTNEVDTEHQEIEKSVTEDKTIEAAIETKTDSDSHTPESSIHSPVNRSLFSPQHELHTSDPQTKEDSSQNETKENLNVPNESQSSVSFNAVPSSDRSLVIKICTNRNSQFSVTSNNDNVENHDTSKESEENNNAESPLPEDKTSNTLETERDNNNSDQANDGDSDSDSFKLAVVDGNPDEIEEAEETDEVNMSEVKSNSNMDIEENGRQINEVTDETTAELDTTEKHEVDEEVNNINHNEENDVVQTQVQPSDGIVLAGEDITFIDLNVDGILDSIEIENLLKQCIEAASPICVYCNHARHIAVNGKQLGLHMLAEHKFHPQHPAIIIQPEQFIARVKRSLDELDFHFFNLDSYSSTTGTYNVPDVRTYECFHCRFHSAVHKELYLHNRKMHQKTILICIMCKSTFYSYSELLCHLCPGTYSPNINVKYRCCLCPMGSLPSAFRLMVHLRKKHHACDVCLESTGNQQRLSNHVWKHKLHHLCYRCGIAYRNKPDITKHLFWKHGTESVLCKKCLQKKWPHIYHFCIPPTAFGCEECGSSFSRAVALKVHKRLHSGDQPYTCNECSERFISRKLLTKHENAHKEPPVNTNLTDSLNQQLATDEEKSEKEKIVTADNVATTSDSTKEPKEPVKKVVDVYDLPPLNLSSESDTDSEEEKVEVKDFKETETAKPIEETAASPINPKSASPVPAADSIVEVEQNEEEKEQSAQIMDGIWDNFKTYTASLQMKEPGNDLPVKEQEPETDVEYLKSIILADHDYCVVWSNKEKETEKEKEGEPVSKVEDKEEINVSGDQDCASKPQKSPSGSNGLQSVNESDPNRKKVKSPKKKKQSGSTSSSDSSSDSDSSSCSCGTNCSCSSSSSGSSSSSSSSSDSDSSTSDGSPKKQSSRKERKKEKEAAQESESANVDVENKVSAEMENGEAALPVEPVCLPQLVLRESDLETDETETDEDFYDEHPQQLANKLLAEKRNQLLLLAAVAPASTESATPLNNGLTDADTAIPSPDPAPGTAEDQPQQKRKVKTKKRKKGERAKQRNAAPAVESIKLNIPKAFYQKNPAMMQQNMASSSPSIIVNDMHPMSTIVESQSIGRPGQNVSGSGSETENKRSSKRKRVPKRFYGDSSDEEAEKQPTMKWRKVETPSFAAVPSLKPLPPRLSFGGKTVAYRRMESQQESLRIATASATESEEPAESSSDSSDTEVEASQQIQTHLPENNPPIPERPVNLYCYCQCPYDEVSEMIACDGEDCRIEWFHFECVGIMVPPKGKWYCPDCRKKHGIVQNSEDYFD; this is encoded by the coding sequence ATGGAAGATGAAGATGGTGAAAGTAAAGTTGTGGATATGTGGAATCTTTTGGGAGAGCAGCAACTTAAGGATACTTCTCTTGGAAATTCATTGAAGTCTTCAATTGATAGCGCGTACAGTAACGtaatagaagaagaaaaaaaacaatTATTACGATATAATTCAATCGCATCCAAAGAATCACCAGGGAAAAATAACAGTACAGGATCAAAAATTGTGTTTAAAGGTTTCAAGAAGCGTATTCTGGCACAAGCTCAAGAAACTCAAACGAATACATCAAAAAGTATAGTGCAGGAGCCTCAGTCGCCTCGTTCTAATGCATTGTCAAAGAATAGCAAAGAGAAAAAGGCAGAAATCAAGCGAGGAAAAATAACAGAATATGCACAATATTTAGGCCTTCAACCTTCGTTAAAGAATAAATGTTTAAAGTGTCACTCGTCGTCAAATTTGTGCTCtgtattaaaacaaaatttgtgcACTTGCAATTCCACGATGACACCAATGCCCAGCACATCAGAATCATCTGCAGTGTCGCATTCTCCCAACTTTAAAATTACAAGAAAAGTTTATTTATGTGCGGCGTGCGGCACTTACTTTGAAAATtggaatttatttttacacATGAGAGACATACATAAACGTCATATATGTTTATTTTGTCTTGGAATGTTTGGCCAGGCAGAAAGGCTGTCGTACCACTTAATAAAAAATCATAGTGTTCCAGAAATGGCGTTTACATCAGTTGAAGATTTTTATGGTGCTTTTAAGGGATCATGTTATTTAGTTTGTTGTACTTGTGAAAAGGTTTTCTCAGAGACAGATAATTTTTACAATCACTTTTGTTCACCGGCATCGAAACAAGATGTTACCGCGTCTATATGTACTTTGTGCAGACAGACAGGTTCGCACGCAAGTACGTGTAGTAGTTTAGCTGCTGATACAAGTAAAGAAGTAAATTCTGCTGCGTCACCCCTTACACAAACAGGTGTAATACCGACGCATATACTTGACAGGACTACGAGTActggaaataaatttgtttcgaGGAagtcaataaaaaataataggtCTAAGCATATAGAAGATGGTGTGGTTATTCATCAAaaactacatacatacataagAAAGACGAACAATAAATCTGGGTCTCAATTAAATGAAAGTCCACCTTTTAGTGATATTACGAACAGTGGTGAAAGTTCGCAGAATGAAGTTCACAATGCAATTAAAGATACAGTTTCGGAGACAATCATGGAAGTCTCAAAATGTGTCGAAGATTCttacgaagaaaaagaagaaacgagtGAAGAAGAGGTTCCGCAAACCGATTTTGAAACAACCCCAATCCCATCGACCAATGTAACCAGCCATAATAAGCCATATGATAGCGTAATAGAAACTATTATGGAAGTATCACGTTGTACAGATAGTGTACAAGATTCAAGATTATCTCCTACAAAAGAAGATACAAGCTTAAACGATACATTAGACATATCCGATAAGGTAGAATCAGATTCTGACGAAACGGACAAACACGATACAGAAATTTCAAATTCAACAATTGAAAGTAGTAGTAGAACAAATGAAGTTGATACTGAGCACCAAGAAATAGAAAAATCTGTAACCGAAGATAAAACAATCGAGGCTGCAATAGAAACAAAAACTGATTCTGATTCGCATACACCTGAGAGTTCTATTCACAGTCCTGTCAACCGATCGTTGTTTAGTCCTCAACATGAATTACATACATCGGATCCACAAACTAAAGAAGACAGTAGTCAAAATGAAACTAAAGAAAACCTAAATGTACCTAATGAATCTCAATCTTCAGTCTCATTCAATGCTGTTCCTTCTTCCGATAGAAGTTTAGTTATAAAAATATGTACCAACAGGAACTCTCAGTTTTCTGTTACAAGTAATAATGACAATGTAGAAAACCACGATACTAGCAAAGAGTcggaagaaaataataatgctGAGAGTCCATTGCCAGAAGACAAAACATCTAACACACTTGAAACAGAAAGGGACAATAATAACAGTGATCAGGCGAATGATGGTGACAGTGATTCTGATAGCTTCAAATTAGCAGTGGTAGACGGTAATCCTGACGAGATCGAGGAAGCAGAAGAAACTGATGAAGTAAACATGTCAGAAGTTAAAAGTAATTCAAATATGGACATCGAAGAAAATGGAAGACAAATCAATGAAGTTACTGATGAAACAACAGCTGAACTAGATACAACTGAAAAACATGAGGTTGACGAAGAAGTTAATAATATAAATCATAACGAGGAGAACGATGTTGTACAAACTCAAGTACAGCCAAGCGATGGAATTGTGCTGGCTGGAGAAGACATTACTTTTATCGACCTCAATGTTGACGGGATATTGGACAGTATAGAGATAGAAAATCTATTGAAACAGTGCATAGAAGCAGCTAGTCCCATTTGCGTATATTGCAATCATGCACGCCATATAGCAGTGAATGGTAAACAATTAGGGTTACACATGCTCGCagaacataaatttcatccTCAGCATCCTGCTATAATAATCCAACCAGAACAATTTATTGCTAGAGTGAAAAGATCCCTCGACGAATTGGACTTTCACTTCTTTAATCTAGATTCTTATAGTAGCACCACTGGTACCTATAATGTTCCAGATGTACGGACATACGAGTGCTTTCATTGTAGATTTCATTCTGCTGTACACAAGGAACTCTATTTACATAACCGAAAAATGCATCAAAAGACAATCTTAATTTGTATAATGTGCAAATCTACTTTCTACAGTTATAGTGAATTACTTTGTCATTTATGTCCTGGTACGTATTCTCCAAATATCAATGTCAAGTATAGATGTTGTCTCTGTCCTATGGGAAGCCTACCATCCGCATTTAGACTTATGGTGCATCTAAGGAAAAAGCATCATGCGTGCGATGTCTGTTTGGAATCTACTGGGAATCAACAACGTCTTTCAAACCACGTTTGGAAGCATAAGCTACATCATTTATGTTATAGATGTGGCATCGCGTACAGAAACAAACCAGACATTACGAAACATTTATTCTGGAAACATGGAACGGAGAGTGTGTTgtgtaaaaaatgtttacagaaGAAGTGGCCACATATTTATCACTTCTGCATACCACCCACTGCTTTTGGTTGCGAAGAATGTGGATCTAGTTTTTCCAGAGCCGTTGCTTTAAAAGTACACAAAAGGTTACATTCTGGAGACCAGCCGTACACTTGCAACGAGTGCTCTGAGCGCTTTATTTCACGAAAATTATTGACCAAGCATGAAAATGCTCATAAAGAACCACCGGTTAACACAAACTTGACAGATTCGCTGAATCAACAATTGGCAACTGACGAAGAAAAATCGGAGAAGGAGAAAATTGTTACGGCTGATAACGTTGCTACCACATCTGACTCTACGAAGGAACCCAAGGAACCCGTGAAGAAGGTCGTCGATGTCTACGATCTACCACCTCTGAATCTTTCCTCTGAAAGTGATACAGATTCCGAGGAAGAGAAGGTTGAAGTAAAAGATTTTAAAGAGACTGAAACCGCTAAACCAATAGAAGAAACTGCAGCTTCTCCTATAAATCCAAAATCTGCTTCTCCTGTGCCCGCCGCGGACAGTATAGTAGAGGTCGAGCAGaatgaagaagaaaaggaaCAAAGTGCACAAATTATGGACGGGATTTGGGACAACTTCAAAACGTACACAGCCAGTTTGCAGATGAAGGAACCGGGCAATGATCTCCCGGTGAAAGAACAGGAACCGGAGACTGACGTGGAGTACTTGAAGAGTATAATATTGGCCGATCACGATTACTGCGTGGTATGGTCGAACAaggaaaaagaaacagaaaaggaGAAAGAAGGAGAACCAGTGTCTAAAGTAGAGGACAAAGAGGAAATAAACGTGAGCGGGGACCAAGATTGCGCGAGCAAACCACAGAAGAGCCCATCCGGCAGCAATGGTTTGCAAAGCGTCAACGAAAGCGATCCGAACCGTAAGAAAGTGAAAAGTCCAAAGAAGAAGAAACAGAGTGGCAGCACATCGTCGAGCGACTCTTCCAGCGACAGCGACTCGAGCAGTTGTTCCTGCGGGACGAACTGCAGTTGTAGCAGCTCTTCGTCCGGCAGTTCTTCTAGTTCCAGTAGTAGTTCCGATTCGGATAGTTCGACCTCGGACGGTTCTCCAAAGAAACAGTCGAGTCGGAAAGAACGGAAAAAGGAGAAAGAAGCAGCACAGGAGTCGGAATCCGCGAACGTTGATGTGGAGAACAAAGTATCCGCGGAGATGGAGAACGGAGAAGCGGCGCTCCCGGTCGAACCTGTTTGTCTACCGCAGTTGGTGTTAAGGGAGTCCGACCTGGAGACCGACGAGACGGAAACGGACGAGGATTTCTACGACGAGCATCCACAGCAGCTCGCGAATAAGCTACTCGCCGAGAAACGGAATCAATTGCTGCTTCTGGCGGCGGTTGCACCGGCGTCCACGGAGTCCGCAACACCGTTGAACAACGGGTTGACGGACGCGGACACCGCGATACCATCTCCGGATCCTGCCCCGGGCACCGCGGAGGACCAGCCACAGCAGAAGAGGAAAGTCAAGACGAAGAAACGGAAAAAGGGGGAGAGGGCGAAGCAGCGTAACGCAGCGCCGGCTGTGGAGTCTATTAAATTAAACATTCCGAAAGCGTTTTACCAAAAGAACCCGGCGATGATGCAGCAGAACAtggcgtcgtcgtcgccgaGTATAATCGTGAACGACATGCACCCCATGAGCACGATCGTGGAGTCCCAGTCGATAGGGAGACCTGGTCAGAATGTCAGCGGTAGCGGTTCCGAGACGGAGAACAAGCGTTCGTCGAAGCGGAAACGGGTACCGAAACGATTCTACGGCGACTCCAGCGACGAGGAGGCGGAGAAGCAGCCGACGATGAAGTGGAGGAAGGTGGAGACACCATCGTTCGCGGCGGTACCGAGCCTGAAACCGCTTCCACCGAGATTGTCCTTCGGCGGGAAGACCGTGGCGTACAGGCGGATGGAGAGCCAACAAGAGAGCCTGAGAATCGCCACGGCCTCCGCAACAGAATCGGAGGAACCAGCAGAAAGTAGCAGCGATTCCAGTGACACGGAGGTCGAGGCCAGCCAACAGATACAAACGCATCTGCCGGAGAACAATCCGCCGATACCGGAACGGCCAGTGAATCTCTACTGTTATTGTCAGTGCCCGTACGACGAGGTCTCGGAGATGATCGCCTGCGATGGCGAGGACTGTCGCATCGAATGGTTTCATTTCGAGTGTGTCGGTATCATGGTACCACCGAAGGGCAAGTGGTATTGTCCAGACTGTAGAAAAAAACACGGTATCGTGCAAAACAGCGAGGACTACTTTGACTGA
- the LOC143355577 gene encoding chromosome-associated kinesin KIF4B-like, with translation MSEDTVRVAVRIRPLIRSEVDKGCQKCLEVVPGEQQIIVHNTDKAFTFNYVFPPDVNQKDFYETAVKGMVENIFKGYNVTILAYGQTGSGKTHSMGTNYIETEETGVIPRAVHDIFQIIELKEDWNFNVSVSFMELYQEQLYDLLADKQRNQSIVDIRDDGKNIKVAGVVEKEVTNASEALQCLTQGSLGRVTGATAMNAQSSRSHAIFTICIHQQKQGDPNTATTAKFHLVDLAGSERSKKTQATGERFKEGININKGLLALGNVISQLGEGGSTSYVGYRDSKLTRLLQDSLGGNSMTLMIACVSPADYNLDETLSTLRYADRARKIKNKPVVNQDPKLVEINRLNKMVQELKLALVDQEIRISCPLEHQELNEKNQSLQKKIRDLTEKLNDNLIEIVIMHERAELAEQSREKIQADMMKILEECRDILNEFDKNPDSHAEHRAKVEALYLKIVDMDIDHKKKSEELINCGMRSDSDTFKKDDEEETAMPQINSLHHDSIDIDEQQEEHTLLQVKRNDQVQGINKELAIKEGLICYLVQNSSKLIDYSKEIEEMEQEIKTLQTEKEELVQALQNVQTNNVSSKLAESRRKKVQELEKKISELQRKITERDRIVQTKNKQDQQIKQLSKEMTSLKQARVKLIRQMRNESDRFSKWKESKERELNRLKDQNRKQDNEVTRLKMWHSKQENVFKRKMEESFAVNKRLKDALDLQKKVIAMKKAKLNNNKDKIKNWLNQEIQVLVSTVDAEFSLEKLMKDRASLAAMLKKLQDSNEPNDEQITEFSEFLELRNTQITDLQQKIVESDQESKKDTRWQALQTMEEAKTALKILFKRTAEDRRKQCIKEFNYNDLLEKYELLQAQLEECKAKEKERRVSKQLTLHKSTNQITDVEEEETMKLKQELEYYKEKFQHLEQTVLMEVKNKNEVSKPRSKRETRVVQLIDENTFPESDDIFDDDDDDVERDPDWTRTPLYNRIKKLWNTTKTNSSSRSALKRSSDGELKCDCKTKCATRLCSCRKNKLTCKNCDCDPVICQNQDLKNIRQTLFDYTETQDEVEPTKKQRLEKQEQK, from the exons ATGAGTGAAGACACAGTTCGAGTTGCTGTACGTATCCGTCCTTTAATAAGAAGTGAAGTGGACAAAGGGTGTCAGAAATGTTTAGAAGTTGTTCCAGGTGAACAACAAATAATTGTACATAATACAGACAAAGCTTTCACGTTTAATTATGTTTTTCCTCCTGATGTTAACCAAAAGGACTTTTACGAGACAGCTGTCAAAGGGATGGTGGAAAACATTTTTAAGG GATATAATGTAACTATATTAGCTTATGGCCAAACAGGAAGTGGTAAAACTCATTCAATGGGTACAAATTATATAGAAACAGAAGAGACGGGTGTAATACCAAGAGCAGTGCATgatatatttcaaataattgaaTTAAAAGAGGATTGGAATTTTAATGTTTCAGTATCATTTATGGAACTTTACCAAGAACAATTGTATGATCTTTTGGCTGATAAACAACGTAACCAATCTATCGTTGATATTAGAGACGATGGTAAAAATATCAAAGTTGCTGGGGTGGTTGAAAAAGAGGTCACAAATGCATCAGAAGCACTACAATGCTTAACCCAAGGGTCTCTAGGTCGTGTAACTGGTGCTACAGCTATGAATGCCCAAAGCAGCCGTAGCCATGCCATATTTACAATATGTATACACCAACAAAAGCAGGGTGATCCTAATACAGCAACAACAGCTAAGTTTCATTTAGTAGATTTAGCTGGATCTGAGCGAAGCAAAAAAACACAAGCAACTGGAGAAAGATTCAAAGAAGGTATTAACATAAATAAGGGTTTGTTGGCATTGGGAAATGTTATATCTCAATTAGGAGAAGGAGGCTCTACGTCTTATGTTGGATATCGGGACAGTAAACTCACAAGACTGCTGCAAGATTCTCTTGGAGGTAATTCCATGACACTGATGATAGCGTGTGTGAGTCCAGCAGATTATAATTTGGACGAAACTCTTAGTACATTGAGATACGCTGATAGGGCacgtaaaataaagaataaaccCGTGGTCAATCAAGATCCAAAACTTGTAGAAATAAATAGACTAAACAAAATGGTACAAGAATTGAAGCTTGCTTTAGTCGATCAAGAAATTAGAATCTCCTGTCCATTGGAGCATCAAGAACTGAATGAAAAGAATCAGTCCTTGCAGAAAAAGATCAGAGACCTAACTGAAAAACTAAAtgataatttaattgaaattgtAATTATGCATGAGAGGGCAGAACTAGCTGAACAAAGTAGGGAAAAAATTCAGGCTGATATGATGAAGATACTAGAAGAATGTAGAGATATATTAAATGAATTTGATAAAAATCCTGACTCACATGCTGAACATCGTGCAAAAGTAGAAGCCttgtatttaaaaattgttg ATATGGATATAGAtcacaagaaaaaatcagaagaGCTTATAAATTGTGGAATGAGATCTGATTCTGATACATTTAAGAAAGATGACGAAGAAGAAACGGCCATGCCTCAAATAAATTCTTTACATCACGATAGCATTGATATAGATGAACAACAAGAGGAACATACTTTACTTCAAGTAAAAAGGAATGACCAAGTACAAGGCATTAATAAAGAGCTTGCCATCAAGGAGGGTCTCATATGTTATCTTGTACAAAATAGTTCTAAATTAATTGATTATTCAAAAGAAATAGAAGAAATGGAGCAGGAAATAAAAACACTTCAAACAGAAAAAGAAGAACTTgtgcaagcactacaaaatgtTCAGACAAATAATGTTTCTTCGAA ATTGGCGGAATCCCGCCGTAAAAAAGTTCAAGAATTAGAGAAAAAAATATCAGAATTACAACGGAAGATCACAGAGCGAGATAGAATAGTTCAAACGAAGAATAAGCAGGATCAACAAATAAAACAATTGTCGAAAGAAATGACATCATTAAAACAGGCTAGAGTAAAATTAATTAGACAAATGAGGAACGAATCCGACAGATTCTCAAAATGGAAGGAATCTAAGGAAAGAGAACTGAATAGATTGAAGGATCAAAATAGGAAACAAGATAATGAAGTAACACGTCTGAAAATGTGGCATAGTAAACAAGAGAATGTattcaaaagaaaaatggaagaaTCTTTTGCAGTTAATAAAAGATTAAAG GACGCTCTCGATTTACAAAAGAAAGTAATAGCCATGAAAAAAGCAAAACTGAATAATAATAAGGATAAAATTAAAAACTGGCTGAATCAAGAAATACAAGTGTTAGTCAGCACTGTGGATGCAGAGTTCTCGctagaaaaattaatgaaagatagAGCCTCGCTGGCAGCTATGTTGAAGAAATTGCAAGATAGTAATGAACCAAATGATGAACAGATAACTGAGTTTTCTGAATTTTTAGAGTTACGCAATACACAAATTACTGATCTTCAGCAAAAAATAGTTGAATCAGATCAAG AAAGTAAAAAAGATACAAGATGGCAAGCACTCCAAACGATGGAGGAAGCAAAAACTGcgcttaaaatattatttaaacgaacaGCAGAGGATAGACGAAAACAGTGTATAAAAGAGTTCAACTACAATGATCTTCTG GAAAAATATGAATTACTACAAGCACAATTAGAGGAATGtaaagcaaaagaaaaagaaagacgtGTTTCGAAACAACTTACATTACATAAAAGTACAAATCAAATTACGGacgtagaagaagaagagactATGAAATTGAAACAAGAGTTAGAATATTATAAAGAAAAGTTCCAACACCTAGAACAAACG GTATTAATGGAAGTAAAGAATAAAAACGAAGTATCAAAACCAAGAAGTAAAAGGGAGACGAGAGTTGTCCAATTAATTGATGAAAATACGTTTCCTGAATCGGACGATATTTTcgatgatgatgacgatgatgTCGAGAGAGATCCAGATTGGACGCGAACCCCACTTTATAATCGAATAAAAAAACTTTGG AATACAACAAAGACTAATTCATCTTCACGATCTGCCCTAAAACGATCATCGGATGGAGAACTAAAATGTGATTGTAAAACAAAGTGTGCCACTCGTCTTTGCTCGTGTCGAAAAAATAAACTGACTTGTAAAAACTGTGACTGCGATCCGGTAATTTGTCAAAACCAAGATCTAAAGAAT ATTCGTCAAACATTATTTGATTATACAGAAACACAGGATGAGGTAGAACCAACAAAGAAACAAAG GCTGGAGAAGCAGGAGCAAAAGTAG